The region CTCATGGCCCGCGCGGGCCGCCGCTACGTCCGCGCCGCCGCGGCGTAGTGGTCCCGTACGACCCTCGCCATGGCTCCCACCCGGTCCTTGGCCACGTCCTTCGCCGAGAAGTAGACATGGCCTCCCACCTGCGGATAGCCGCGGGCGAAGGTGAGATGGCGGGAGAGTTCGGCCGGGTCCTGCCAGGCGGCGGGCTGTTCCTCGCCCGCCTTGTAGAGGGCCTCGCCGATGTACAGGTCCACCCCGGTGCCGTCGACGGTCCGGGCCCACCAGGGCACGAGTTCGGCGTAGTCGGCGACGGTGAAGCCGAGCGGCCAGTAGACCTGCGGCACGATGTAGTCGATCCAGCCCTCCCGCACCCAGCGGCGGGTGTCGGCGTACAGGTCGTCGTAGGTCTGCACCCCGGCCTGGGTGCGCGAGCCCCGCTGGTCGGTGGCGCGGTTGCGCCAGACCGCGAACGGAGCGACGCCGAACCGCACCCGGCGCCCGGCCCGCCCGCCCCCGTCCCCCAGCCTGGCCGCCATCTCGTAGACCAGCCGGTCGATGTTGTCCCGGCGCCAGGCCGCCCGGCTCGCGAAGCCGCTGCCGAACTCGTCGAACGCCGCGTCGTCGTCGAAACGCTGCCCCGCCACCGGATACGGATAGAAGTAGTCGTCGAAGTGCACCCCGTCGACGGGGTAGCGCCGCACCGCGTCGAACATCGCGTCCTGGACGAACTGGCGCACCTCGGGCAGGCCGGGGTTGTAGTAGAGCTTGCCGCCGTACGGGAGGACCCAGCCGGGGTGGCGGCGGGCGGGGTGGTCCGGCGTGAGCCGCCCGGGGTCGGTGTGGTTGGCGACCCGGTACGGGTTGAACCAGGCGTGCAGTTCGAGATTGCGCCGGTGGGCCTCGCGGACCGCGAAGTCGAGCGGGTCCCAGCCGGGGTCGCGGCCCTGCTGCCCGGTCAGGCACTGCGCCCACGGCTCGTACGGGGAGGGCCACAGGGCGTCCGCCGTGGGCCGCACCTGGAAGAACACCGTGTTCAGCTTGCGGGCGACGGCCCTGTCGAAGTGGGCACGGAGTTCGCGCTGTTGCTCGGCGGGCTGCAGCTTCGCACTGGAGGGCCAGTCCAGGTTGGCGACGGTCGCCAGCCACATGCCCCGCATCTCGCGCCGCGACGTGCCGTCCGCGGGCGCCGCGGGCCCCGCGGCAAGCAGCGAGGAGGCCGCGCCCAGCGCGGCCACCGCGAACCCTCTGCGTGTGATACGCCTCATCAAAAGTCCCCAGGTTGTCCGGTTCGTCCCGTACTGAGGGCTCAGAATGCCCGCCCCGGCACCCTTAGCACAGCACCGCGCGGAGTAACGTCGGGCCCGAGGCGGCCGCCGGACCCATACGGCGTACCGCCGGTCCTGAAGATCAGCGAAAGGCACGATGTGACCGACATCGAACGCGTCGGAGTGGTCGGTTGCGGCCAGATGGGCGCAGGCATCGCCGAGGTGTGCGCCCGCGCCGGGCTGGACGTCATGGTCGCGGAGACCACCGGCGAAGCTCTGGAGCTGGGTCGCACCCGCTTGACCAACTCTCTCGGCAAGGCCGCCGAGCGCGGCAAGATCACCGCCGAAGAGCGCGACGCGACGCTCGACCGGCTCAGCTTCACCACCGACCTCGGTGAGTTCGCCGACCGCGATCTCGTCATCGAGGCCGTGGTGGAGAACGAGCAGGTCAAGACCGAGATCTTCCAGGTCCTCGACCAGGTGATCACCCGTCCGGACGCCATTCTGGCGTCCAACACCTCGTCGATCCCGCTGGTGAAGCTGGCGGTCGCCACCTCCCGGCCCGACCAGGTCATCGGCATCCACTTCTTCAACCCGGCACCGGTGCAGAAGCTCGTCGAGCTGATCCCCGCCCTGACCACCGGCGAGGAGACCATCAAGCGCGCCGAGGCCGTGGTGCAGGAAGTGCTGGGCAAGCATGCGATCCGCGCCCAGGACCGCTCGGGCTTCGTGGTCAACGCCCTGCTGATCCCGTACCTGCTCTCCGCGATCCGGATGTTCGAGTCGGGCATCGCCAGCCGCGAGGACATCGACAACGGCATGGAGATGGGCTGCGCCCACCCGATGGGCCCGCTCAAGCTGAGCGACCTGATCGGCCTGGACACCGTGGCCTCGGTCGCCGAGTCGATGTACCACGAGTACAAGGAGCCCCTGTACGCCGCTCCTCCGCTGCTCGCGCGGATGGTCGACGCGGGCCGGCTGGGCCGGAAGTCGGGGTCGGGGTTCTACTCGTACTGAGGGCGCGCCCGCACCGCCAAGTGGCGCTGTTCCAGCGTGAGTTCATTCTGGAACAGCGCCGACGACCGGACCGCCCCGGGTGGCTCTCGCCACCCCCGCCGGACCCCTTCCGCACACCCTCGGACGACAGACGCGCCGCTACACCCGGGCGCGGCTGCCTGATGAGTTGGGACAGAGCCGACAGTCCCTGAAGAATCCCTGGGAAGCATCGTGGACGACACCGGCTTCGTGAAGAAGGGCGCCGCCTCCGCAGGGACTCGGCGAGCACTCCGGCACCGCCGGACGGACCGAGAACTGCCAGATCGCTCGCGTCCTCTCCCGATTCGCGATGATCGCAGACGTCAATCTAGTATCTGACCTGCTCATGCCATGTGGTCGCTGACGTACCGAGCTGCCCGGCATGCGCTGAAGTCGTGACAGGTCGACACAAGCAGGGGTGCGGAACCGGATGGGCAGCGAGCTGTCGACAGGGACGGCGGAACTGCGCGCTCAGATGGCCGCGTTCCTACGAGGTGAAGGGGATCCGCAGGCGCTGGTCGAGGCCGCGCAGGGCGCGGAGCTTCTGCTCCCCCTGCTCGGTGAGGGCGCTGTGTGGAGTGGCGAGTTGGACGACATTCGCTGGCTGTTCGCGTTCACCAGCACAGGTGAGATGCACGCCTTCCTGCAGCAGAAGTGGGAGGCGGCCGAGCCCGACGAACTGCCCGCCGAACTGGCCCGGTACGTACGCTACCTGCGCGTGGGCGGTGCGGAGCTGTTGCAGGAGCTGCTTCCTGAGCTGGTGGAGCGGGACCGGGTTCCGATGGGGGTCGTGGTGGACGTGTCCTCCGGACTTCGCGCCTTCCTGCCACCCGTGTCCGGAATCGTGCCGGACGGGATTGCGCTCGATAAGGAATCCGTTGCCAAGGGGGAGCTTGCCGCATGGTGAGCGGTGGTGATTTCGGGGTCGATCCGCAGATCCTGAAGCAGGTGTCCAAGGGCATCAACGATGCGCTGGACGAGCTGAAGAAGATCACGGATGCGACTGAGGCGTCCACGGGTCAGGGCTTCTCCGATCTGTCGGTGTCGCCGACCGTGATGGGGCACTCCGATGCTTCCCAGATGCTGGACAACTTCGCCGAGCGTTGGGGCTGGGAGGTCCAGGCGCTCCTGGACGAGGGCGACGACGTGGCCGGGGCGTTGGATCTGAACGCGGGCTACTACGAGGAGGCGGAAGAGTACGGCACGGGCGTCCTCAAGGACGTTGTGCTGTCCGCGACTGCGGACCCGACGCTGACCTCGGAGAAGGCGGAGAAGATGTCCTGGAGCCAGGTGGGCGGAAAGATCGAGGACGCCTACACCCCCGACTACTCCATGGACAGTTTCAAGGACGCTGCCAAGGAGAGCCGGAAGAACCTCTCCAACACCTGGACGGACGTCACTGAGACCGGAGTGGCCGGGACCCACATCCAGGTGGCGAAGGCCGTCGGCTCCGCACCCTTCGACGGTGACGACGACGGGCACGACGCCGGCACTTCGGCGAAGGAGAAGTGATGGGCTTCTTCGACGATGTGGACCGCGTCACCCAGTCGGCCCGCGACACGTTCGCCGACGGGGTACAGACCGTCGCCCACGGTACTTCGAAGCTGCTTGATGACGTGGGCGCACACGACTGGGCGGACAAGGCCGACGCAGTCGGCTCCTGGGCGGCCGACAAGCTGGGTGCCCAGACCCGCGAGCTCGAGCTGAACGAGACCGACGACCCCGCCCTGCTGCTGCACGGGGACGCGAGCAGCATCCGTAAGTCCGCCCGGCAGGTGAAGAAGTTGGGCGCGGCCTTCGAGCGTACCGGCTCTGCGCTGCGGAAGATGGATCCCTCGGACTGGCACGGACAGGCCGCCGACCGCTTTCGCGAGAAGGTGCAGACCCACCCCAAGCGCTGGCTGACCGCCGCCGACTCGTTCGAGGACGCGGCCGCTGCGCTGGATCACTACGCCGACACGGTCGAGTGGGCGGGTAAGCAGGCCCGCGAGGCGGTCGAGCGGTGGAAGCATGCCCAGAAGCAGACCGCGGCGGCCGTGGAGCAGTACAAGCGCACGGTCGACGACTACAAGCAGCAGGCCAACGCCGCCGGGCACCAGTCTCCGCAGGAGCCGGGCCCGTTCCACGACCCCGGCGCCGAGGGACGCAAGTCCGCAGAGCACCTGCTCAAGACGGCCCGCAGCCAGCGCGACAGCGCCGGCACCCAACTGGCCGCGAAGCTCGCCCGAGGCACCTGCCGGGCACCGGCCGAGCCCCAAGGCTTGGACCGCCTCAAGCGCGAAGCCGGCAACACGGTGAAAAACCAGCTGGTCGGGGCCGAGCACCAGCTGGGCGGCATCGTCAAGACCGGCACCTCGTTGCTGCGCCTGGTCCGCACGGTCAACCCCCAGGACCCGTACAACCTGACCCACCCGGCCGCCTACACCACCAACCTCACCAGTGTCGCCGGCGGCCTGATCCACACTGCCAACCACCCCACCGAGCTGGTCAAGGGCTTCATCGGCGAGGGTTGGGGCACCGACCGCAACCAGGCCATCGGCGCGTTCGCGACGAACTTCATCGGCGGCGGAGGCGCCGTGAGCAAGGTCGGAGCCAAAGCCGCCGCCCACGGCATGGAAAGCGCTGCCGCCAAAGACGCCGCCAAGACCGCCGCCAAGGACTCCGCCGGCGTCGCCGGGCACGGCGATGACGCGGCCGACGCAGCTCGGCATGCCGATGATGCGGCAACGCATGCCGATGATGCTGCCGAGCACGCCGATGATGGGGGCGAGCGCCCCGATGACCCCTCCGGGGCGGGCAGGGATCTGGACCCGGACGACCCTCGCAGCCTTCCCGCAGCCGCGGACAAGAACGTCGACGTCGACAGCATCAGCCACAAGCCGGTGTGGCGCGAAGACCACGAACCGCTGTACCGCAACGACAACCGCCATCCCCAGGAGATCTTCGACCAGGGCTTCCATCCACGCGACTCGTCCAACACGGACATTCATGGCTATGTGGAGGGCAACCATGCGTCGGCCTTTGTGGGCACCACCAGGAACCCCGATGCCAACTGGGTGACCGATTACCGGTACGAGGTCGACGCCCCCGGCGGCATCGACGTCAACGAGACCCTGCCGAACAACAAGTACCGCGAGATCGACCAGGAGATCGCCTTCGCCGGCGGCATCGACCGCAAGCACATCAAGGGAGCCTGGGAGATGGACCTCCGCACCGGAACCAAGGGGGAATGGATACCGAACCCCCACTACGAGCCTCATATCCCCAAAAAACCCGTCGCTCCCGCCCCTGAACCACCGCCCTCCAGTCAACTGCCCGAAGGATGGACCCAATGAGTGGCCACCAGGTCCCCGACCGTTTCGACGTCCTCGCCTTCAACGGCGACCAGCAGGCCGACGCCGTCCTGCGCTGGGAGGGCGGAAACTACGATTTCACCGTGACCGCCGACGGCCCTTGGGGGCAGGTCACCGGCAGAGCGGATGACTGCTTCGAGGCGCTCACCCGCACCCGCGAGCAGATCGAACCCCAGGGGTGGCTCCTGGGTGTCAACGGCTCGCGTCGCGACACCTGGCCCTCCGGGACGTGCCGCGATATGGGGGGTTTCCTCGTCTGCCTACTCAGGCCCGGGCTTCGCCCCACCCGCGCCGATCTCATCCAGACCTTCCATGACGCACCCCGCGAGACGCTGGCCACTGTCGCCGAGCAGATCGCCTTCGAAAAGCAGTGGAGCCAGTCGCTGTGACCACCCCGGCCGGCCCTGCCCCCACCGTTCCCCCGGTCACCGAGGCTCTGCGCGCCCAGGCCGCACAGCAGCGCGGCGGCTACGTGTACGCGATCGACCCGTACTTCGACCCCAACGGCGCCGTCCCCCCGTACGGCATCGTCGGCGGCTGGTCCGTCGGCAGCTCCGGCCAGCTCGTTTCCTTCACGCACAACCAGAACTACCGCCCGTCGCCGATGGCGTTGGAGTTCCCGCCCCCTGTCACCGCCCTCGACCAAGCCCTGCAGCGCGCCGTCACCGGTTACGGCAGCGAGCAGGAACTCCTCACGGCCTTCCGCGACGCCACGCTCCTCCTGTTCGCCCAGGAGGGGCAGACCGGCCTCTACACCGTCGTCGAGGACGACGGCAGCCGCTACATCCCGGCCTTCACCCACCCCACCCACACCCCCGACACCTGGCACGAGTGGCAAGAGACCACCGGCCGTCACCTCGCCGCCACCGGCCTCCCGGTCCGCCTCAACCCCGGCCACCGCATCAGCCTGACCATCCCTGGCGAGGCCGGGAATCAAGCCGGTGGTGAGAACGCCGGCCCCAACTCTTCGCCCTCCACCTCGCCCTCCACCTCGCCCTCCGGCCTCCCCGAGGCCCTCGTGGATGCCCCGCTGCTCGCCGCCGGCCTGCTCGCGGCACTCGGCCGCCGACGCCGCACGGCCCTGTGGCAGTCCGCCATGGGCGCCAGGGGCCGTCGCACCCCGGAGCTTCGCCGGCCGACGGGTGTCGCCGCCGATGCCCAAGATGCGCTGCTCGTCGGGGCCGACCCGCAGGCCGTACGCGATCTCGACCACGCCCTGCGGGGACTGGCGTCCGCCTTGGCCGTCGAATCGCGCCCCCTGCCGACCGTCTACGTTGCCCGGCTCACCGACAGCGAGCTGAGCCTCCAGCTCGCCCATCCCGCAGGTAAGCCGCCAGCGCCATGGCGGCTCGGTCAGAACGAGACGTTCTGGCGCATCCAACGGGCCGACATCCCGGTGCACGGAACAGAAACCGGCACTGCCGCCCCCTACCCGGGCCTGGTCAGCCTCGGCAGCCTCGACGGCGCGCGCCTGCTGCTGAACCTCGACGCCGCCCCCGGACTCGTCTCACTCACCGGCACGCACGCGGACCGGAGTGCCGTCCTCACGTCGGTCGCCGCGGAACTCGCCACCAGCGGCTGGTCGGACCGGATGACCGTCACCCTCGTCGGCTTCGGCAAGGAACTCACCGCGCTCGACCCCACCCGCGTCCGCCACGTCGACGACGTCGAAGCCCTCCTGGCAACCATGGACGCGGAAACCCGGCAGCGGCGCGGCGCCCTCGCGATGGCGGGCCACGACTCCGTACCCACCGGCTCCGCACAGCAGACCCAAGGGGCGCCCCACCTCGTCCTCCTCGCCGCACAGCCGACCGAGGATCAGGCAGCGCAGTTCGCCGAGCTCGTTGCCGACTCCGGCCGACTGGGCATCAGCTACCTGGCCGCCACCGGGGAGAACGGCCTGCCAGGCGCGACCTGGAAACTCGAAGTCACCCCCGACGGACGCCTCCTGGCCCCACTCCTCGGCCTGGAACTGCAAGCACAGCGCCTGCCCCAGGCCCAGTACGACGCCGTGGTCCAGCTCTTCGCCGGCGCCACACCCGACGACGACCGCGCCCCGGACACCAGCACCCCGCAGTTCATGGTTGACATCACCCCGAGCGGACGACCCGCGGTGTACGCACGGCTGGTCGGCACCTACGAGATCACCGGCCTCGACACACCTGACGCCGAGCACAGCCC is a window of Streptomyces caniferus DNA encoding:
- a CDS encoding glycoside hydrolase family 10 protein, whose protein sequence is MRRITRRGFAVAALGAASSLLAAGPAAPADGTSRREMRGMWLATVANLDWPSSAKLQPAEQQRELRAHFDRAVARKLNTVFFQVRPTADALWPSPYEPWAQCLTGQQGRDPGWDPLDFAVREAHRRNLELHAWFNPYRVANHTDPGRLTPDHPARRHPGWVLPYGGKLYYNPGLPEVRQFVQDAMFDAVRRYPVDGVHFDDYFYPYPVAGQRFDDDAAFDEFGSGFASRAAWRRDNIDRLVYEMAARLGDGGGRAGRRVRFGVAPFAVWRNRATDQRGSRTQAGVQTYDDLYADTRRWVREGWIDYIVPQVYWPLGFTVADYAELVPWWARTVDGTGVDLYIGEALYKAGEEQPAAWQDPAELSRHLTFARGYPQVGGHVYFSAKDVAKDRVGAMARVVRDHYAAAART
- a CDS encoding 3-hydroxybutyryl-CoA dehydrogenase: MTDIERVGVVGCGQMGAGIAEVCARAGLDVMVAETTGEALELGRTRLTNSLGKAAERGKITAEERDATLDRLSFTTDLGEFADRDLVIEAVVENEQVKTEIFQVLDQVITRPDAILASNTSSIPLVKLAVATSRPDQVIGIHFFNPAPVQKLVELIPALTTGEETIKRAEAVVQEVLGKHAIRAQDRSGFVVNALLIPYLLSAIRMFESGIASREDIDNGMEMGCAHPMGPLKLSDLIGLDTVASVAESMYHEYKEPLYAAPPLLARMVDAGRLGRKSGSGFYSY
- a CDS encoding SseB family protein, encoding MGSELSTGTAELRAQMAAFLRGEGDPQALVEAAQGAELLLPLLGEGAVWSGELDDIRWLFAFTSTGEMHAFLQQKWEAAEPDELPAELARYVRYLRVGGAELLQELLPELVERDRVPMGVVVDVSSGLRAFLPPVSGIVPDGIALDKESVAKGELAAW
- a CDS encoding WXG100 family type VII secretion target; amino-acid sequence: MGFFDDVDRVTQSARDTFADGVQTVAHGTSKLLDDVGAHDWADKADAVGSWAADKLGAQTRELELNETDDPALLLHGDASSIRKSARQVKKLGAAFERTGSALRKMDPSDWHGQAADRFREKVQTHPKRWLTAADSFEDAAAALDHYADTVEWAGKQAREAVERWKHAQKQTAAAVEQYKRTVDDYKQQANAAGHQSPQEPGPFHDPGAEGRKSAEHLLKTARSQRDSAGTQLAAKLARGTCRAPAEPQGLDRLKREAGNTVKNQLVGAEHQLGGIVKTGTSLLRLVRTVNPQDPYNLTHPAAYTTNLTSVAGGLIHTANHPTELVKGFIGEGWGTDRNQAIGAFATNFIGGGGAVSKVGAKAAAHGMESAAAKDAAKTAAKDSAGVAGHGDDAADAARHADDAATHADDAAEHADDGGERPDDPSGAGRDLDPDDPRSLPAAADKNVDVDSISHKPVWREDHEPLYRNDNRHPQEIFDQGFHPRDSSNTDIHGYVEGNHASAFVGTTRNPDANWVTDYRYEVDAPGGIDVNETLPNNKYREIDQEIAFAGGIDRKHIKGAWEMDLRTGTKGEWIPNPHYEPHIPKKPVAPAPEPPPSSQLPEGWTQ
- a CDS encoding type VII secretion system-associated protein, whose translation is MTTPAGPAPTVPPVTEALRAQAAQQRGGYVYAIDPYFDPNGAVPPYGIVGGWSVGSSGQLVSFTHNQNYRPSPMALEFPPPVTALDQALQRAVTGYGSEQELLTAFRDATLLLFAQEGQTGLYTVVEDDGSRYIPAFTHPTHTPDTWHEWQETTGRHLAATGLPVRLNPGHRISLTIPGEAGNQAGGENAGPNSSPSTSPSTSPSGLPEALVDAPLLAAGLLAALGRRRRTALWQSAMGARGRRTPELRRPTGVAADAQDALLVGADPQAVRDLDHALRGLASALAVESRPLPTVYVARLTDSELSLQLAHPAGKPPAPWRLGQNETFWRIQRADIPVHGTETGTAAPYPGLVSLGSLDGARLLLNLDAAPGLVSLTGTHADRSAVLTSVAAELATSGWSDRMTVTLVGFGKELTALDPTRVRHVDDVEALLATMDAETRQRRGALAMAGHDSVPTGSAQQTQGAPHLVLLAAQPTEDQAAQFAELVADSGRLGISYLAATGENGLPGATWKLEVTPDGRLLAPLLGLELQAQRLPQAQYDAVVQLFAGATPDDDRAPDTSTPQFMVDITPSGRPAVYARLVGTYEITGLDTPDAEHSPLLHEALVMLLLHREGVHPHVLASGLWPRGVTEDVRDALIQSLRTWLGSDADGTPRLGTDTTGRLTLAPSVVSDLDVLRTLHYEATAGRGASNAHIRERLLNDALALVHGPLLANRPQGRYTWLPHEIIEAQLPLLVADVALALSAHHLEAGNPVPALNALNTALTTTPTDERLWNELLRAAHATGDAAELESTAASLIARIHEHSGGARSLPPRTEALLDELLPSWRDARSAAD